A single Bifidobacterium asteroides DNA region contains:
- a CDS encoding glycoside hydrolase family 32 protein yields the protein MTKLYYQFPGTWFGDCMPFGKGDEFFLFHQRDNRDPEPFGKPFGWDLATTKDFVHYRDCGVAIPRGGDADQDQFIYAGSVCEGEGAYHAFYTAYNRDYSAQGKPAQVLMHAVSHDLYHWTKTHDALTFSPQEGYDPDDWRDPWVIRDDEHDRYLLILGARKQGPKTVQSGRTVAFSSKDLKHWSFEGDFWAPNLYTMHEMPDLFKMGDWWYHIVTEYSDKHGMVYRMAHSLEGPWTAPTDDAFDGSAYYAGRTFELNGKRIMFGWVGTKENEDDRSNYEWGGTFVPHQVYQREDGSLGVQPVDTLWSAFDHRREIADFDIDASAGRAEKTVVQDCGDLYSFEADLTFSPGTRSFGLRLNENEDTGESYQFIFKVGENRFLFENNPNYPWFANMNIGLERPLELVAGQKYHLQLVVDDTIATLYVNGVALNSRMYKRPGDHLGIFVTEGSLQTTNMTFSNTLKEG from the coding sequence ATGACCAAGCTGTATTATCAATTCCCGGGCACCTGGTTCGGAGACTGCATGCCCTTCGGCAAAGGGGATGAGTTCTTCCTCTTCCATCAGCGCGATAATCGGGACCCTGAACCATTCGGTAAGCCGTTTGGGTGGGACTTGGCGACGACTAAGGACTTCGTTCATTATCGGGATTGTGGCGTTGCCATTCCGCGAGGCGGAGACGCAGATCAGGATCAGTTTATATATGCGGGAAGTGTCTGTGAGGGTGAAGGCGCTTATCATGCCTTCTACACCGCCTATAACAGGGATTACTCTGCGCAGGGAAAGCCGGCGCAGGTCCTCATGCATGCAGTGAGTCATGACCTTTATCATTGGACGAAGACTCATGATGCCCTGACCTTCTCCCCCCAGGAAGGCTACGATCCTGATGATTGGCGGGATCCCTGGGTTATCCGCGACGATGAGCATGATCGCTATCTATTGATCCTTGGCGCACGTAAGCAGGGTCCTAAAACCGTACAGTCGGGACGAACCGTGGCATTCTCGTCAAAGGATCTGAAGCACTGGAGCTTTGAAGGTGATTTCTGGGCGCCCAACCTTTACACCATGCATGAAATGCCTGATCTTTTCAAAATGGGCGATTGGTGGTATCACATCGTCACTGAATACAGTGACAAGCATGGAATGGTCTACAGAATGGCCCACTCGCTCGAGGGACCTTGGACTGCTCCTACCGACGATGCATTTGATGGCAGCGCCTACTATGCCGGCCGCACCTTTGAACTGAACGGCAAGCGGATAATGTTCGGTTGGGTCGGCACCAAGGAAAACGAAGATGACAGGTCCAATTATGAATGGGGCGGGACTTTCGTTCCTCATCAGGTCTATCAGCGTGAGGATGGGTCGCTTGGCGTGCAGCCGGTTGACACCCTTTGGAGCGCTTTCGATCACCGTCGCGAGATTGCAGACTTCGACATAGATGCGTCGGCCGGACGAGCAGAGAAGACCGTTGTCCAAGACTGCGGTGATCTGTATTCGTTTGAGGCAGATCTGACCTTCTCCCCAGGAACCCGTTCATTTGGTCTGCGGCTGAATGAAAACGAAGACACCGGTGAGTCCTACCAGTTCATATTCAAGGTTGGCGAGAACAGGTTCCTCTTTGAAAACAACCCGAACTATCCCTGGTTCGCCAATATGAACATAGGGTTGGAGCGGCCGCTTGAATTGGTTGCAGGGCAGAAGTATCACCTGCAGCTCGTAGTTGACGACACCATTGCCACCCTATACGTAAATGGCGTGGCTTTGAATTCCAGGATGTACAAAAGACCCGGTGACCATCTGGGAATCTTCGTGACAGAGGGGTCGTTGCAGACCACCAACATGACATTTTCCAACACGTTGAAAGAGGGGTGA
- a CDS encoding DUF624 domain-containing protein, giving the protein MSFLSPDSGFMRGLADLIDAIWINILMLVTSIPLISIGAALTAGHDAARRSLEGRGHVTSNYFRAFRSNFIKATMIWLLFGPLLLLLIYAWVVLQITPLLIVKFSFSILWVLGFEWVWALQSRFENTVGRTLLNAWVFALANLGRTLIMVLFDAAYLVLLVLSWFYMPQGLFLLLLLGYGTLIMVHTPLLNGAFKHFVANAPMSRSAAVEAGQKKSEER; this is encoded by the coding sequence TTGAGTTTTCTTTCTCCTGATTCAGGCTTCATGAGAGGTCTCGCCGATCTTATTGATGCCATATGGATCAACATCCTCATGCTGGTCACGTCAATCCCCCTGATATCCATCGGAGCCGCTCTAACCGCCGGCCATGACGCCGCCAGAAGAAGCCTTGAAGGGCGAGGGCATGTGACATCGAACTATTTCCGTGCCTTCCGTTCAAACTTCATCAAGGCAACCATGATCTGGCTCCTTTTCGGGCCATTGCTGCTGCTGTTGATCTACGCTTGGGTAGTTCTCCAAATCACGCCCTTGTTGATCGTCAAGTTTTCCTTCAGTATTTTGTGGGTGCTGGGGTTCGAGTGGGTATGGGCCTTGCAGTCCCGTTTTGAAAACACTGTTGGTCGAACTTTGCTTAATGCATGGGTATTTGCCTTGGCCAATCTTGGGAGAACTTTGATCATGGTGCTTTTTGACGCCGCATATCTTGTCCTGCTGGTCCTATCGTGGTTCTACATGCCGCAAGGGCTCTTCTTGTTGCTCCTTCTCGGCTATGGGACTTTGATCATGGTGCACACGCCCCTGCTTAATGGTGCCTTTAAACATTTTGTTGCGAATGCCCCGATGTCACGGTCCGCTGCCGTTGAAGCAGGTCAGAAGAAGAGCGAAGAGCGCTGA
- a CDS encoding LacI family DNA-binding transcriptional regulator: MVTLQDVARAAGVSIATASWAINNNKNVRIPESTMRKVRKVAADLGYRQNAMARSLARGRSDLIGFISDGVATSPFAGQVIQGAQDEAWRNGKILLIVDTHGDPDIERRACAFMLERQVEGIVYSSWVHHEVRPPEDLARVNSILVNCFDRLGRFPAVVPDEVQGGRTATEMLTNAGHKRIAFVNATEQSPASQGRLEGYQEALAAAGLQYDPDMVMTCTVDQEGGYGIMSQVMQTGATAVFCHNDRTAMGLFDALRERGMHVPDDISVVGFDNQKLISAHLHPALSTVGLPQYELGVLGIRMLLQREDVGEKGEGGSADAAGEHGPYSPIRVACPSVPRDSIRILAAS, encoded by the coding sequence ATGGTTACACTTCAGGATGTCGCTCGAGCCGCAGGTGTTTCGATTGCCACGGCGTCCTGGGCAATCAATAACAATAAGAACGTCAGGATTCCCGAGTCCACCATGAGGAAGGTCCGCAAAGTTGCGGCGGATCTGGGATACAGGCAGAATGCCATGGCCCGAAGCCTTGCCAGAGGACGATCCGATCTGATCGGGTTTATTAGCGATGGGGTGGCTACTTCTCCTTTTGCCGGACAGGTCATCCAGGGGGCTCAGGATGAAGCTTGGCGCAACGGGAAGATCCTGCTGATTGTCGATACGCATGGAGATCCCGATATTGAGCGCAGAGCCTGCGCTTTCATGCTGGAACGGCAAGTAGAAGGAATTGTGTATTCGTCTTGGGTTCACCACGAGGTTCGCCCTCCGGAGGACTTGGCTCGGGTGAATTCCATCCTTGTGAACTGTTTTGACCGTCTGGGTCGTTTCCCGGCAGTGGTGCCGGATGAAGTTCAGGGAGGCCGCACAGCTACGGAAATGCTGACGAATGCAGGTCATAAGCGTATAGCTTTCGTCAACGCCACCGAGCAGTCGCCAGCCTCGCAGGGCAGGTTGGAAGGGTACCAGGAGGCCCTGGCTGCAGCAGGATTGCAGTACGACCCAGACATGGTGATGACGTGCACGGTGGATCAGGAAGGCGGGTATGGCATCATGTCTCAGGTCATGCAGACTGGCGCCACGGCGGTATTCTGCCATAACGACCGCACTGCCATGGGCCTGTTCGATGCGCTTCGTGAACGAGGAATGCATGTGCCAGACGATATTTCGGTGGTGGGATTCGACAATCAGAAATTGATTTCCGCCCATCTCCATCCGGCGCTCTCCACAGTTGGTCTGCCGCAGTATGAACTCGGGGTGCTTGGAATTCGCATGCTGCTGCAGCGCGAGGATGTCGGCGAGAAGGGTGAGGGTGGCAGTGCTGATGCTGCTGGTGAGCACGGACCCTATTCACCCATCAGGGTGGCCTGCCCTTCAGTGCCCCGTGACTCCATACGTATCCTCGCGGCTTCTTGA
- a CDS encoding carbohydrate ABC transporter permease translates to MSGKVRHSGLWTLFFALVSLLWVFPIVLVVVNSFKNKAYISRNAFSLPTGRTFVGLENYRRGVERTNLLASFGWTVLVTVGSVLLILLCTSMCAWWIVRVNTRVAKFLYLLFLFNMIVPFQMVMFTLSKLADMLGLNTPWGLCVVYLGFGAGLAVFIFTGVVKGIPQELEESAMIDGASIPRTFFGIVVPIMRPSIVSVAILEAMWIWNDFLLPYLTLDMRRFKTMSIAIQYLKGGYGSVDMGAMMGCLVLAIIPIIVFYLICQKYIIKGVLAGAVKG, encoded by the coding sequence ATGAGCGGCAAGGTGAGGCATTCGGGCCTGTGGACCCTGTTCTTTGCTCTGGTGTCCTTGTTGTGGGTGTTCCCGATCGTGCTGGTGGTCGTGAACTCGTTCAAGAACAAGGCGTATATCTCGCGCAACGCGTTCTCGCTTCCCACGGGCAGGACGTTCGTGGGCCTGGAGAACTACCGCAGGGGGGTGGAGCGGACCAACCTGCTGGCCAGCTTCGGCTGGACGGTGTTGGTGACCGTGGGCTCGGTCCTGCTGATCCTGTTGTGCACGTCCATGTGCGCCTGGTGGATCGTCAGGGTCAACACGCGGGTGGCCAAGTTCCTGTACCTGCTGTTCCTGTTCAACATGATCGTGCCGTTCCAGATGGTCATGTTCACGCTTTCCAAGCTTGCGGACATGCTGGGCCTGAACACGCCGTGGGGGCTGTGCGTGGTGTATCTGGGGTTCGGTGCCGGCCTGGCGGTGTTCATCTTCACGGGCGTGGTCAAGGGCATCCCCCAGGAGCTGGAGGAGTCGGCCATGATCGACGGGGCCAGCATCCCGCGCACCTTCTTCGGGATCGTGGTGCCGATCATGCGTCCCTCGATCGTGTCGGTGGCGATCCTGGAGGCCATGTGGATCTGGAACGACTTCCTGCTGCCCTACCTGACCCTGGACATGCGCCGGTTCAAGACCATGAGCATCGCCATCCAGTACCTGAAGGGCGGGTACGGCTCGGTGGACATGGGCGCGATGATGGGCTGCCTGGTCCTGGCCATCATCCCCATCATCGTCTTCTACCTGATCTGCCAGAAATACATCATCAAAGGCGTCCTCGCCGGCGCCGTCAAAGGATAA